The DNA segment TTATGAAAGCAATTAAAAACAAACGTACCGTTGTAAAAACGGTAATGCTACTGTTATTGATAGGCTTTCAATCCTGCGGAACCTACAACTCCAAAACCTCAGATATTGAAAGCGACCTCTATAACGGCAACTTTGACAAAGCTGTTGCCGGCATAGAAGGCAATAAGTTCCTTAAAAAGAAGAGGAATAAGCTTTTATACCTTATGGAGAAGGGTAAAGTAGAGTATATGCGTGGTAATTATGAGATCAGCAACAAGCTCTTAGAAGAGGCTTATATATTGATAGATGATATAATAAAAACAAATGCAGGGCAAGCAATTGCATCAAAACTTACCAACCCTATGGCAATGCCATATAAAGGTGAAGATTTTGAAAAAGTCACTATTTATTACTACAAAGCTTTAAACTACTTTATGTTGGGCAAGCCCAACGAAGCACTTGTAGAAGCCAAAAGGATAAACATTAAGCTATATGAGCTTAACGAGAAGTATAAAGAAAATAAAAACAAATATAGCGAAGATGCTTTTTCGCAGATATTGCAAGGTATAATATACGAGTCAGTAGGCGATATCAATAATGCTTTTATAGCCTATCGTAATGCCGAAGAAATATATACTAAAAATGGAGGCGACTTTTTTGGCGTACCAATGCCAGAGCAGCTAAAAAAAGATTTATTGCGCACCTCAAAACTAATGGGGTTTACCCAAGAGTATAATGATTATCGCACTAAGTTTAATATTGCTGTAGAAGACACACCAAAAAAAACAACTCCAGAAGATTATCAAGCAAAGCCAACAAGCGAAGCTATTATATTTTGGGAAAACGGTGTAGGTCCTGCAAAAGATCAAATAGTAATTACAGCATCGGGTGGTAGCGGAATATTTTATGGCAGCTATATGGATGGTGATATGCTAGAAGAAATTATTATTCCTATACCTACTGGTGCAAATATTGGTAGTATAAATGCTATAGCTATACCTAAATATCGCGAAAGAGGTGCTTATTACAATAAGGCTGAAATTATAGTTAATGGAAAACCGCAAAACTTTAACCTCGCACAAGATTTTTACCCCATAGCAAAACAATGTCTTAAAGACAGAATGCTACGTGAAACTATAGGTCTTGTAACGCGGTTTGCAGCAAAAAAAGCGACAAGCGCAGGACTAGGTGCTATAGGTAAACAACTACTAGGAGACACAGGGGGCGACCTAATAAAGTTAGGTGCTGATGTAGCGGGAGCTGCAACCGAAAAAGCAGATACACGAAACTGGCAAACATTACCTGCCACAATATCTTATACACGTGTACCATTACATGAAGGCGAAAACAAATTTATAATCCGTAAGTATGGACCAATGGGCGTAGATACCGATACACTTTATATCCCCTATAAACGTGGTTTACAAATTGTAAGTTATTTTGATGTTGGACGAACACAAGTTATACCCAACACTCCTGTTGCAAAACCTTTACTTGAAAATCCTAGTGCTACAACGCTACAAAAAAATAGCTTCGAGCAATCAAAAGGTACGACTGCATTAGTAAAACCTATTTCTAAGTCTGAACCAGAAACAACAGTAACCAATAAAGTACTTGCAAAGTATAATACTTGGACAGACGGCGGTAATGGTATATCTTATAAAGTAACGTATGAAACAGAAAATCGAGGCGGAAAATTGTTTTATGTAAAAAAAGTAATCTTACAATCTGATAATAAAGATACGTCTAATGTTACTTTTACCGTGAC comes from the Flavobacterium arcticum genome and includes:
- a CDS encoding COG3014 family protein codes for the protein MKAIKNKRTVVKTVMLLLLIGFQSCGTYNSKTSDIESDLYNGNFDKAVAGIEGNKFLKKKRNKLLYLMEKGKVEYMRGNYEISNKLLEEAYILIDDIIKTNAGQAIASKLTNPMAMPYKGEDFEKVTIYYYKALNYFMLGKPNEALVEAKRINIKLYELNEKYKENKNKYSEDAFSQILQGIIYESVGDINNAFIAYRNAEEIYTKNGGDFFGVPMPEQLKKDLLRTSKLMGFTQEYNDYRTKFNIAVEDTPKKTTPEDYQAKPTSEAIIFWENGVGPAKDQIVITASGGSGIFYGSYMDGDMLEEIIIPIPTGANIGSINAIAIPKYRERGAYYNKAEIIVNGKPQNFNLAQDFYPIAKQCLKDRMLRETIGLVTRFAAKKATSAGLGAIGKQLLGDTGGDLIKLGADVAGAATEKADTRNWQTLPATISYTRVPLHEGENKFIIRKYGPMGVDTDTLYIPYKRGLQIVSYFDVGRTQVIPNTPVAKPLLENPSATTLQKNSFEQSKGTTALVKPISKSEPETTVTNKVLAKYNTWTDGGNGISYKVTYETENRGGKLFYVKKVILQSDNKDTSNVTFTVTEKPFNRSFIEVNEFEYYDSQMNQKAEKQYYKITEKIKPGKETTAVTVYQTLPDFYVTILNIK